In Bacteroidales bacterium, the following proteins share a genomic window:
- a CDS encoding RNA-binding protein: MNIFIAKLSSATTGDDLQELFEEYGNVESAKVIYDKLTGNSKRFGFVEMKNDQEALGAIKELDGCEYDHSNIVVKKARPREDSGGRSNFNRN; the protein is encoded by the coding sequence ATGAACATTTTTATTGCAAAATTAAGTTCCGCCACAACAGGCGACGACTTACAAGAATTATTTGAAGAATACGGAAACGTGGAATCCGCTAAAGTTATCTACGATAAACTTACAGGAAATTCCAAACGATTTGGTTTCGTAGAAATGAAAAACGATCAGGAAGCCCTGGGCGCCATCAAAGAACTCGACGGTTGTGAATACGACCACAGCAATATCGTCGTAAAAAAAGCCAGGCCGAGAGAAGATTCAGGTGGAAGGAGTAATTTCAACCGAAATTAG
- a CDS encoding Gfo/Idh/MocA family oxidoreductase, with the protein MNGPNWGIIGAGFIATQFVKDYAHVNDGRITAIASRSKKKAESFANEYGIEKAYEGYDRLMEDKEIDAVYIATPHNLHYENTLSAIKNNKAVLCEKPAAVNMDQLKEMIGLARKNNVLFMEAMWTYLLPAVAEAKKWISSGEIGEITLIQADFGVFMDFPPEHRINNPHLAGGGLLDLGIYPVALTNLMIDEEIQNIQAMAHFGDTQVDETTVMHLNYKNNAIAQLICSTKNPTAHDAHIYGTRGRIYLPHFWKARNATLTTPLKESGYKDTRESIGYNYEIEEMNKLIKQNAKESNHVPYSISLRNMETLDHIRKEIKLKYPFE; encoded by the coding sequence ATGAACGGACCGAACTGGGGTATCATAGGAGCAGGTTTTATCGCCACTCAATTTGTTAAGGATTATGCGCACGTGAATGATGGCCGGATCACGGCGATAGCCAGCAGATCGAAAAAGAAGGCAGAATCCTTTGCAAACGAATACGGAATCGAAAAAGCTTATGAAGGCTATGACAGGCTAATGGAAGATAAGGAGATAGATGCCGTTTACATTGCTACACCGCACAATCTCCATTACGAAAACACCTTATCGGCCATAAAGAATAATAAAGCCGTACTCTGTGAAAAACCGGCTGCTGTAAACATGGACCAATTAAAAGAAATGATTGGTTTGGCCCGAAAAAACAATGTCCTTTTCATGGAGGCCATGTGGACCTATTTGCTTCCGGCTGTTGCGGAGGCAAAAAAATGGATCAGCTCGGGGGAGATCGGAGAAATCACACTGATTCAGGCAGATTTTGGAGTCTTTATGGATTTTCCGCCCGAACACCGGATCAACAATCCTCATCTTGCCGGCGGAGGTCTGCTGGACCTCGGAATATATCCGGTGGCACTGACTAATCTTATGATCGATGAGGAGATACAGAATATCCAAGCCATGGCACACTTCGGCGATACCCAGGTGGATGAAACCACAGTCATGCATTTGAACTACAAAAACAATGCAATTGCTCAACTGATTTGTTCAACAAAGAATCCCACCGCACATGATGCCCATATATACGGCACCAGGGGAAGAATTTATCTTCCTCATTTTTGGAAAGCCAGAAATGCTACGCTAACAACACCTCTTAAAGAGAGCGGTTACAAAGATACCAGGGAGTCCATTGGATATAACTATGAAATCGAGGAGATGAACAAGCTTATCAAACAAAATGCCAAAGAAAGTAATCACGTTCCTTACAGCATCAGCCTGAGAAACATGGAAACCCTGGACCACATCCGGAAAGAGATTAAGTTGAAGTATCCCTTTGAATAG
- the nikR gene encoding nickel-responsive transcriptional regulator NikR codes for MAIKRFGVSLEEEVLGQLDELVKKHQFPNRSQAIRYLIKEHQIEDQWKENEAVAGTITLLFDHHKRNLSNQSTSIQHEYHQQVLSVQHIHLNHDNCLETIAVKGKASELIDLADKLIGMKGIKHGKLVMTSVG; via the coding sequence ATGGCCATCAAACGATTCGGAGTATCTCTGGAGGAAGAAGTGCTTGGCCAGTTGGATGAGCTGGTTAAAAAACACCAGTTTCCCAACCGTTCTCAAGCCATACGGTATCTGATCAAGGAACACCAGATTGAAGATCAGTGGAAAGAAAATGAAGCGGTAGCCGGTACCATCACCCTGCTCTTTGACCATCACAAACGTAATCTGTCCAACCAGTCCACCAGCATTCAGCACGAGTATCACCAACAGGTATTGTCGGTGCAACACATCCATCTGAATCACGACAATTGCCTCGAAACCATTGCCGTAAAAGGTAAAGCCAGTGAGCTCATCGATTTGGCAGATAAGCTCATTGGAATGAAAGGCATCAAACACGGCAAGCTGGTGATGACCTCTGTGGGATGA
- a CDS encoding beta-lactamase family protein, with the protein MKTILLILIIGFPFLNLRNPAYAQKTIFQEDSLYSISKREKDSLDAFIHENFRDSLPGLEILVVHKDKTLYHTAYGVSHFEEQIPLKRNLIFETGSVTKLFTAVGILNLVEERKLSLNDSLSEFYPDFPNSSEIKIKHLLSHTAGIPDYAIHFMEKNIAEHFDQGFSRANYFQNIDRQSVREYLKTKHTHAQPGTEWEYSNGSYYLLGLIIEEVSGVSYFTYIRNHIIEPLNLNYTTFRDPDSTFDAQYAGGHYYDKDPSKESSRPYQAYYLPNAYAFSAGALNARLQDLYQFYKQVIKGKIIDKKLLEEALTPYKLKNGELANTGYGWFIHNKQGKKVICHPGCTMGFCCISHYIPEDDLFLAIYTNRNSQQYNLCDLNITLINKVFSFFY; encoded by the coding sequence ATGAAAACCATTTTGCTGATTCTTATCATTGGATTTCCTTTTTTAAATTTACGGAATCCTGCATATGCGCAAAAAACAATCTTTCAAGAGGATTCCCTTTATAGCATTTCAAAACGGGAAAAGGATTCACTGGATGCATTTATCCATGAAAATTTCAGGGATTCCCTACCAGGTCTGGAAATCCTGGTCGTACACAAGGATAAAACCCTATACCACACCGCTTACGGCGTATCCCATTTTGAAGAACAAATTCCTCTGAAAAGAAATCTGATATTTGAAACAGGATCGGTTACCAAGCTGTTCACAGCCGTTGGCATTCTCAATCTGGTTGAAGAAAGAAAGCTTTCACTGAACGATTCCCTCTCCGAATTTTATCCGGATTTTCCCAATAGCAGTGAAATAAAGATTAAGCATTTGCTCTCACATACTGCCGGAATCCCCGACTATGCCATCCACTTTATGGAAAAAAATATCGCTGAGCATTTCGATCAGGGCTTTTCAAGAGCGAATTATTTTCAGAACATTGACAGGCAAAGCGTCCGGGAATATTTAAAAACCAAGCATACACACGCTCAGCCGGGGACTGAATGGGAATACAGCAACGGTAGCTACTATTTACTTGGGCTGATCATTGAAGAGGTCTCCGGTGTCAGCTACTTTACCTATATCAGAAACCACATTATTGAACCGCTAAACCTGAATTACACTACATTCCGGGATCCAGACAGCACATTCGACGCCCAATATGCAGGCGGCCATTACTATGATAAGGATCCTTCAAAGGAATCAAGCAGGCCGTACCAGGCATATTATCTTCCCAATGCGTATGCTTTTTCGGCCGGTGCACTCAATGCCAGGCTCCAAGACCTGTATCAGTTTTACAAACAGGTAATCAAAGGAAAAATAATTGATAAAAAACTTCTGGAAGAAGCCTTAACGCCTTATAAACTGAAGAATGGAGAACTTGCCAATACCGGTTATGGATGGTTTATTCATAACAAACAGGGCAAAAAAGTGATCTGTCATCCTGGCTGCACCATGGGCTTTTGTTGTATAAGCCATTATATTCCCGAAGATGATCTGTTTCTCGCCATCTACACAAATCGCAACAGTCAGCAATACAACCTGTGCGACCTCAACATAACCCTGATTAACAAAGTATTCTCATTCTTTTACTAA